One window of Planctomycetia bacterium genomic DNA carries:
- a CDS encoding histone deacetylase: MKRVAYLWDAVSLEHDTGAHVECIARAERLQPDRISAIIPGLTAAPVQDRDTAQWIMQVHSQTYHDWVRISCEEGKNLLDQGDTYVCERSYAAALGSINAALTAADLVIGGKADAAFCAMRPPGHHALPETAMGFCLFANISILAKYLQQHHKLGKIAIVDWDVHHGNGTQAIFYDDPSVLFISLHQSPLWPGTGMESERGRGDGRGFTKNIPFRPATSEADFLARFDAEVLPALRQFKPEILLISAGFDAHRDDPIADLRLTEQGYATMTRRLNEVAAESCGGRIISLLEGGYNLDALAASVAAHVRALGEDA, from the coding sequence ATGAAACGCGTCGCTTACCTCTGGGATGCCGTCAGCCTCGAACACGACACCGGTGCGCACGTGGAGTGCATCGCCCGCGCCGAGCGCCTGCAGCCCGACCGAATCTCCGCCATCATCCCCGGTCTGACAGCCGCCCCGGTTCAAGACCGAGACACTGCACAATGGATCATGCAGGTCCATTCTCAAACCTACCACGATTGGGTCCGCATCTCCTGCGAAGAGGGCAAAAATCTTCTCGACCAGGGCGACACTTACGTCTGCGAACGAAGCTACGCCGCCGCCCTCGGCTCCATAAACGCGGCCCTGACCGCGGCCGACCTCGTCATCGGCGGCAAGGCCGACGCCGCATTCTGCGCTATGAGGCCCCCGGGCCATCATGCCCTTCCCGAGACGGCAATGGGTTTCTGCCTCTTCGCGAACATCTCCATTCTCGCGAAGTACCTCCAGCAGCATCACAAGCTTGGCAAGATCGCCATCGTCGATTGGGACGTGCATCACGGCAACGGAACCCAGGCGATTTTCTACGACGACCCCAGCGTCCTTTTCATCTCCCTCCACCAAAGCCCCCTCTGGCCCGGCACAGGCATGGAATCGGAGCGCGGCAGAGGTGACGGCCGTGGCTTCACAAAGAACATTCCGTTTCGCCCGGCAACCTCCGAGGCCGACTTTCTCGCCCGATTCGACGCGGAGGTCCTTCCCGCACTCAGGCAGTTCAAGCCCGAGATCCTCCTGATCTCCGCTGGTTTCGACGCCCACCGAGATGATCCCATCGCCGACCTGCGACTGACGGAGCAAGGCTACGCCACGATGACCCGTCGCCTCAACGAAGTCGCGGCCGAGTCCTGCGGCGGTCGCATCATCAGTCTCCTCGAAGGCGGCTACAACCTCGACGCCCTCGCGGCATCCGTGGCCGCGCACGTTCGCGCCTTGGGCGAGGATGCATGA
- a CDS encoding deoxyribonuclease IV produces MKPSKVAQKFGAHLSVAGGLHLAFDEAEQIGCDCLQIFVKNQRQWVARPITDEQARLFKDAQRKSGVSPVVAHASYLLNLASPEKANRDKSRDALIDELHRCEALGIEDLIIHPGAHMGSGIEAGIAAIADSLDQVHAATAGFTCRVLLESTAGQGTTIGHEICQLGEIIKQVRQSERLGVCIDTCHVFAAGYDIRDRDDYERLLDEIKRHVDIDRVKCIHTNDSKGDCGSRLDRHEHITKGKIGKSGFANILNDPRLAHVPRILETPKGTDGRGVNLDRVNINRMKKLIRP; encoded by the coding sequence ATGAAGCCGTCGAAAGTCGCTCAGAAGTTCGGCGCCCATCTCTCCGTCGCCGGCGGTCTGCACCTCGCCTTCGACGAGGCCGAGCAAATCGGCTGCGACTGCCTGCAAATCTTCGTCAAGAACCAGCGTCAGTGGGTCGCCAGGCCGATCACCGACGAACAGGCCAGACTCTTCAAAGACGCCCAGCGCAAGTCCGGCGTTTCACCGGTCGTCGCCCACGCCAGCTACCTCTTGAATCTCGCCTCGCCCGAAAAGGCCAATCGCGACAAGAGCCGCGACGCCCTCATCGACGAGCTGCATCGCTGCGAAGCCCTCGGCATTGAAGACCTCATCATCCACCCCGGCGCCCACATGGGTTCAGGCATCGAGGCCGGCATTGCCGCCATCGCCGATTCCCTCGACCAGGTCCACGCCGCGACCGCCGGCTTCACCTGCCGCGTCCTGCTCGAATCCACCGCAGGACAGGGCACCACCATCGGCCACGAGATTTGCCAGCTCGGCGAGATCATCAAGCAAGTCCGCCAATCCGAACGCCTCGGCGTTTGCATCGACACCTGCCACGTCTTTGCCGCCGGATACGACATCCGCGACCGCGACGACTACGAGCGCCTCCTCGACGAAATCAAACGCCATGTCGACATCGATCGCGTGAAGTGCATTCACACCAACGATTCAAAAGGCGACTGCGGCAGCCGCCTGGATCGCCACGAGCACATCACAAAAGGGAAAATCGGCAAGTCGGGATTCGCCAACATCCTCAATGATCCCCGGCTGGCACACGTGCCCCGCATCCTCGAGACCCCAAAGGGAACCGACGGCCGCGGAGTGAATCTCGACCGCGTGAACATCAATCGCATGAAGAAACTCATCAGGCCGTGA
- the cadA gene encoding cadmium-translocating P-type ATPase, producing the protein MTSISAAANARTSSPPATAGRLQRRHVEVGLTGLTFGLLLFSLYGDSGRWSVQAMLAIHVAAFAAGGWYGVVDAIRSMRDRRLDINFLMIAAAIGAAAIDHWTEGITLLFLFSLSNTLQSYAMERSRSAISSLVKLRPAEATLIRDGREERVAVERLKPGDRIRIRPGEMVATDGVVVDGQSELDQASVTGESMPVEKSPGDPVFAGTLNGTGSLEVAVVKAVTDSTLARMIQLVEAAQGQKAQSQQFLERAEGYYAVGVIGVALGCAVVPWLMGASFEQSFYRAMVLLVVASPCALIIATPAALLSAIANGARKGVLFKGGAHLERLAQVCVVAFDKTGTLTRGVLSVTDIIVSPSAPSGLSESDLLATAAALESRSEHHIAKAVLAAARQRGLGLPELRDFRTLPGRGVYARANGFLVWIGGERLYREHGEAIPDDLSRLMKSLEAEGKTVLLVHREVAREGGLGQHEGWGGWLGLIAVADSIRPEAAKAVDQLRKLGIRYVAMLTGDNPGAAKRIAEVVGVDQFDAGLLPEEKVEVLGRLRREYGPVLMVGDGVNDAPALAAAHVGSAMGAAGSDVALETADLVFMSDDLLKVPYAIALSRRAARIMRQNVVFAIGVIGVLGVAAMAYGLALPLGVVGHEGSTLIVVANGLRLLGFRPRM; encoded by the coding sequence ATGACCAGTATTTCGGCCGCAGCGAACGCCAGAACTTCGTCTCCACCAGCAACCGCCGGGCGTCTGCAGCGGCGACATGTCGAAGTCGGCCTAACGGGGCTGACCTTCGGGCTGCTCTTGTTCAGCCTTTACGGCGACAGCGGTCGTTGGTCGGTTCAGGCGATGCTGGCGATTCATGTTGCGGCATTCGCCGCGGGCGGCTGGTACGGGGTTGTCGACGCGATCCGGTCGATGCGCGACCGTCGTCTGGATATTAACTTCCTGATGATCGCGGCGGCGATCGGGGCGGCGGCGATCGATCACTGGACTGAGGGGATCACGCTGCTGTTCCTCTTTTCCCTGTCAAACACACTTCAGAGCTATGCCATGGAGCGGTCGCGCAGCGCGATATCCAGCCTGGTGAAGCTGCGACCAGCGGAAGCGACCTTGATTCGTGACGGCCGGGAAGAGCGCGTCGCCGTCGAGCGATTGAAGCCGGGCGATCGGATTCGCATCCGCCCCGGCGAGATGGTCGCGACGGACGGCGTGGTGGTTGATGGACAATCGGAACTCGATCAGGCATCGGTGACGGGGGAGTCGATGCCGGTGGAGAAGTCGCCCGGCGATCCGGTGTTCGCGGGGACGCTGAACGGGACGGGTTCGCTGGAGGTCGCGGTCGTGAAGGCCGTGACCGACTCGACGCTTGCGCGAATGATTCAGCTTGTCGAAGCGGCGCAGGGTCAGAAGGCCCAGTCGCAGCAATTTCTGGAGCGCGCCGAGGGGTACTACGCCGTGGGTGTCATCGGGGTGGCTCTCGGCTGCGCGGTAGTCCCGTGGTTGATGGGGGCTTCGTTTGAGCAGAGCTTCTATCGGGCGATGGTGTTGCTGGTGGTGGCTTCGCCGTGCGCGCTGATTATCGCGACGCCGGCCGCGCTGCTCTCGGCGATCGCCAATGGCGCGAGAAAGGGCGTGCTGTTCAAGGGCGGGGCGCATCTGGAGCGGCTCGCGCAGGTTTGCGTCGTGGCCTTCGACAAGACCGGGACGCTGACGCGCGGGGTGTTGAGCGTGACGGATATTATCGTGTCGCCTTCGGCGCCGTCCGGGCTGAGCGAGTCAGATTTGCTGGCGACGGCGGCGGCGCTGGAATCACGCTCGGAGCACCACATTGCGAAGGCGGTACTTGCGGCGGCGCGCCAAAGAGGCCTGGGGCTGCCCGAATTACGCGACTTCCGAACGCTGCCGGGTCGCGGGGTGTATGCGCGTGCGAATGGGTTTCTGGTGTGGATCGGCGGCGAGCGATTGTACCGGGAGCACGGTGAGGCCATCCCGGATGACTTGTCACGTCTCATGAAGTCGCTGGAGGCGGAAGGCAAGACGGTATTACTGGTTCATCGTGAAGTGGCGCGCGAGGGCGGATTGGGGCAGCATGAGGGGTGGGGCGGTTGGCTGGGATTGATCGCGGTCGCGGATTCGATTCGCCCGGAGGCGGCGAAGGCGGTCGATCAACTGCGCAAGCTGGGAATCCGGTATGTGGCGATGCTGACCGGGGACAATCCGGGAGCGGCCAAGCGAATCGCCGAAGTTGTGGGCGTGGATCAATTCGATGCCGGGCTGCTTCCCGAGGAGAAGGTCGAAGTGCTCGGCCGACTGCGTCGGGAGTACGGACCGGTGCTGATGGTGGGGGACGGCGTGAATGATGCGCCGGCGCTGGCGGCGGCGCACGTGGGTTCGGCGATGGGGGCCGCCGGGTCCGACGTTGCGCTGGAGACGGCGGATCTGGTTTTCATGTCGGATGATCTCTTGAAAGTGCCGTACGCCATTGCACTGAGCCGGCGCGCCGCACGGATCATGCGGCAGAACGTCGTATTCGCCATCGGGGTCATTGGCGTACTCGGCGTCGCGGCGATGGCTTACGGGCTTGCGCTGCCGCTCGGGGTCGTCGGGCATGAGGGGAGCACGCTGATTGTGGTTGCGAACGGGCTGCGTCTGCTTGGCTTTCGACCGCGGATGTGA
- a CDS encoding DUF309 domain-containing protein — translation MNDAELTQFRNTRLSVTAFPPYRFLPGRDPHPTASPQGHSYLPPGTQEPAVEWESAEGWEKCEAYLYGWDLHNHAYWWEAHEAWEGLWHKVSRGSLPHRYLQGLIQVTACHLKLRLGQADGVERLRESSRGYLASVIEEIKDGSYMGIRVDDFTCSLDAYYAKVFRPDEGVVGHDPAIFPYGVPGRSPFAGARRLSDQ, via the coding sequence ATGAACGACGCTGAACTGACACAATTCCGAAACACACGACTCTCCGTGACTGCGTTTCCGCCGTACCGCTTTTTGCCCGGACGTGATCCGCACCCGACGGCGAGCCCACAGGGACACAGCTATCTACCGCCGGGGACGCAGGAGCCCGCGGTGGAGTGGGAATCCGCGGAGGGCTGGGAAAAGTGCGAGGCGTATCTGTACGGGTGGGACCTTCACAATCATGCGTATTGGTGGGAGGCGCATGAGGCGTGGGAAGGATTGTGGCACAAGGTGAGTCGCGGCAGCCTGCCGCATCGGTACTTGCAGGGATTGATCCAGGTTACGGCCTGTCATCTGAAACTGCGACTCGGGCAGGCGGATGGCGTCGAGCGCCTGCGGGAGAGCAGCCGGGGCTATCTCGCGTCGGTGATTGAAGAAATAAAGGACGGGTCGTATATGGGAATCAGGGTCGACGACTTCACTTGTTCGTTAGATGCGTACTACGCGAAGGTCTTTCGGCCGGACGAGGGGGTCGTCGGGCACGATCCGGCGATTTTTCCATACGGCGTTCCCGGTCGATCGCCTTTTGCCGGGGCACGTCGATTGTCCGATCAGTAG
- the lpxI gene encoding UDP-2,3-diacylglucosamine diphosphatase LpxI (LpxI, functionally equivalent to LpxH, replaces it in LPS biosynthesis in a minority of bacteria.) encodes MTTATHSIGLIAGEGEFPRLVLRGAKAAGYRVVVVGLRGSVDESLRDEADVFFFAGVARLGRWIRLFRREQCTRAIMAGRVRKAQMLDLPKWRQYLAYLPDWTSIKVWYFSTTDRRNDTLLRAVADEMGRRGVELVDSTSYCQDAMAGTGLLAGPRLSASAEADVELGWHIAKQMGRLDVGQSIAVKDKDVIAVEAIEGTDAMIARAASLCKAGGWVLVKVAKPNQDMRFDVPAIGPQTILLLSQSRAAAVVVEAGKTLILSREETFALANRHAISVVGRDATHQREGS; translated from the coding sequence ATGACGACAGCGACCCATTCGATCGGTCTGATCGCCGGAGAAGGCGAATTCCCCCGCCTCGTGCTGCGCGGCGCAAAAGCCGCCGGTTATCGCGTCGTCGTGGTCGGCCTGCGCGGCAGCGTCGATGAATCCCTCCGCGATGAGGCCGATGTATTTTTCTTCGCCGGTGTCGCACGTCTGGGGCGGTGGATTCGCCTCTTTCGCCGCGAGCAATGCACCCGCGCCATCATGGCCGGCAGGGTCCGAAAAGCCCAGATGCTCGACCTCCCGAAATGGCGACAGTACTTGGCCTACTTACCCGATTGGACTAGCATCAAAGTCTGGTATTTTTCCACCACGGACCGGCGAAATGACACGCTCCTGCGTGCCGTCGCCGACGAAATGGGACGAAGGGGCGTTGAGTTGGTTGATTCCACTTCCTACTGTCAGGATGCCATGGCCGGCACGGGACTCCTGGCCGGCCCCCGCCTTTCCGCCTCCGCCGAAGCCGACGTCGAGTTGGGCTGGCACATCGCCAAGCAAATGGGCCGTCTCGACGTTGGCCAATCCATCGCCGTCAAGGACAAGGACGTCATTGCCGTGGAAGCCATCGAGGGCACCGATGCGATGATCGCCCGCGCCGCTTCGCTGTGCAAAGCCGGCGGCTGGGTCCTGGTCAAGGTCGCCAAGCCGAATCAGGACATGCGATTCGACGTCCCCGCCATCGGGCCGCAAACCATTCTGTTACTTTCACAGTCGCGCGCCGCGGCCGTCGTCGTCGAAGCGGGCAAAACGCTGATCCTCAGTCGTGAAGAGACCTTCGCCCTGGCCAATCGCCATGCGATTTCCGTCGTCGGTCGCGACGCGACACATCAACGTGAGGGCAGTTGA
- a CDS encoding SDR family oxidoreductase: MDFLVTGGAGFIGSHLVHRLVELGHSVRVLDDLSSGKRENLVDVLSKTDWIQGDMADPAIARRACRGVDVVLHEAAVPSVPKSVDDPATSHRSNVEGTFQLLLAARDEKVRRFIYAGSSSAYGESPTLPKVESMPTDPLSPYAVQKLTGEFYCRAFARCYGLQTLTMRYFNVFGPRQDPRSQYAAAIPAFVTAILQNRAPTVYGDGEQTRDFTYIENVIHANLLAAKAERTNGEVVNIACGGRISINQIIADINRYFGKSIKPDYLPERQGDIKHSAADISLARKVIGYQPIVSTLDGLKRTMDWYAARIAI; encoded by the coding sequence ATGGACTTTCTCGTTACCGGTGGAGCGGGCTTCATCGGCTCGCATCTGGTTCATCGCCTCGTAGAGCTGGGCCATTCCGTCCGGGTGCTCGATGACCTTTCCTCGGGCAAGCGGGAAAACCTCGTCGACGTACTTTCAAAAACCGATTGGATTCAGGGCGACATGGCCGACCCCGCCATCGCCCGACGCGCGTGCCGGGGCGTGGACGTCGTGCTTCACGAAGCCGCCGTGCCTTCCGTCCCCAAGTCCGTCGACGATCCGGCGACCAGCCACAGGTCTAACGTGGAGGGCACCTTTCAACTTCTCCTCGCGGCCCGCGACGAGAAAGTGCGCCGATTCATCTATGCCGGCAGCAGCTCGGCCTACGGTGAATCGCCGACTCTTCCCAAGGTCGAGTCCATGCCGACAGATCCGCTGAGCCCCTACGCCGTCCAGAAACTCACCGGCGAGTTTTATTGCCGCGCGTTTGCCAGGTGTTACGGCCTGCAGACGCTCACCATGCGATACTTCAACGTGTTTGGACCGCGCCAGGATCCTCGAAGTCAATATGCGGCTGCGATTCCGGCTTTCGTGACGGCGATCCTCCAAAACCGCGCCCCCACCGTGTACGGAGACGGCGAGCAAACCCGAGACTTCACCTACATTGAGAACGTCATCCATGCGAACCTCCTCGCCGCAAAGGCCGAGCGGACGAACGGGGAGGTTGTGAACATCGCCTGCGGCGGACGCATCTCAATCAACCAGATTATTGCAGATATCAATCGATATTTCGGAAAGAGCATCAAGCCCGACTACCTTCCCGAACGTCAGGGAGACATCAAGCATTCCGCCGCCGACATCAGCCTGGCCCGGAAGGTCATCGGATACCAACCGATCGTCTCTACCCTTGACGGTCTTAAGCGGACGATGGATTGGTATGCAGCGAGGATTGCGATTTGA
- the glgP gene encoding alpha-glucan family phosphorylase: MLSMFRLRTYTVIPALPQPLARLRDLAYNIWWSWNADARELFRRLDPELWEDVVHNPVRFLAHVAQRRLDQAAQDKAFLAHMQRILAALDSYMSREGWFAKAHPDLKDARIAYFSMEFGLHESLPIYSGGLGILAGDHLKSASDLGIPLVGVGLLYRQGYFQQRLTADGWQMEEYPSLDFFQMPVLPVTNGENQPLTISLPVGEREVRAQVWVVQVGRVPLYLLDTDVAENDPRDREITARLYGGDNEHRIRQEIVLGIGGLRALKMLNVSLDVCHMNEGHAAFLTVEHLHSKREEGKLDFGEAREAVASSLVFTTHTSVPAGIDRFERELIDKYLSPYLPAIGLNLEEFLALGKLEEAQPVKGEFCMAVLALRLAGGANGVSALHGHVSREMWYNVWPGAPRDEVPITSITNGIHTNTWICPEVAELLDRYLGPTWTENPVDHDIWSRVDEIPDLELWRAHERRRIALVSFARKRLREQLRRRGAPAAQIKAAEEMLNPDALTIGFARRFAPYKRGSLLFRNPTRLAKIIAGADRPVQFIFAGKAHPRDDNGKAVIKEILEQLETAAFRGKIVFIENYDIVVARMLVQGADVWLNNPIKPREASGTSGMKVAPNGGLNLSILDGWWPEAYDGHNGWAIDEGRIQEDPAYRDHLEGEAIYDLLEKELIPAFYDRSADGLPRAWIARIKASMRTICPMFNTNRMLEEYANRLYVPAAHRWRHLSRDNFAGAKALAHWKRSLAGEWDSVHVEQVDAESDRELPVGAEVRVRARVHLGKVQPNDVAVELYNGRIDSSGQLVEGGAVEMTCADHLENGTFWFDGTIPCRRSGRHGYAVRVVPQHADLVHRYDAGLIVWS; encoded by the coding sequence ATGTTAAGCATGTTTCGCTTGCGCACATACACCGTCATTCCTGCACTGCCCCAGCCCCTCGCAAGGCTGCGAGACCTGGCCTACAACATCTGGTGGAGCTGGAACGCCGATGCACGCGAGCTGTTCCGCAGGCTCGATCCCGAATTGTGGGAGGACGTCGTCCACAATCCCGTCCGCTTCCTCGCTCATGTCGCCCAGCGCCGCCTCGATCAGGCCGCACAGGACAAGGCATTTCTCGCACACATGCAGCGCATCCTCGCGGCGCTCGATTCATACATGAGCCGTGAAGGTTGGTTCGCCAAAGCCCATCCCGATCTGAAAGACGCCCGCATCGCCTATTTCTCCATGGAGTTCGGACTCCACGAGTCGCTCCCCATCTATTCCGGCGGCCTCGGCATCCTCGCAGGCGACCACCTGAAGAGCGCCAGCGATCTGGGCATCCCCCTCGTCGGCGTCGGACTGCTCTATCGACAGGGCTACTTTCAGCAGCGACTGACCGCCGATGGCTGGCAAATGGAAGAGTATCCGTCGCTCGATTTCTTCCAGATGCCCGTTCTGCCCGTCACCAACGGCGAAAATCAACCGCTGACCATCTCGCTCCCCGTCGGCGAACGCGAAGTCCGCGCCCAAGTCTGGGTCGTCCAGGTCGGCCGGGTGCCGCTCTACCTCCTCGACACCGACGTCGCTGAAAACGACCCGCGCGATCGAGAAATCACCGCCAGACTCTACGGCGGCGACAACGAACATCGCATCCGCCAGGAAATCGTCCTCGGCATCGGCGGCCTTCGCGCCCTCAAGATGCTCAACGTCTCTCTCGACGTCTGCCACATGAATGAGGGCCACGCCGCATTTCTCACCGTCGAGCACCTTCACAGCAAACGAGAGGAGGGCAAACTCGATTTCGGTGAGGCCCGCGAGGCAGTTGCCTCCAGCCTCGTCTTCACCACGCATACCTCCGTCCCGGCCGGCATCGATCGCTTCGAGCGGGAGTTGATCGATAAGTACCTGAGCCCCTACCTCCCCGCCATTGGTTTGAACTTGGAGGAGTTTCTCGCCCTCGGAAAATTGGAAGAAGCCCAGCCGGTCAAAGGTGAGTTCTGCATGGCGGTCCTCGCCCTGCGTCTGGCCGGCGGCGCCAATGGTGTCAGCGCCCTTCACGGCCATGTCTCCCGCGAGATGTGGTACAACGTCTGGCCCGGCGCCCCGCGCGACGAGGTGCCCATCACCTCGATCACCAACGGCATCCACACCAACACCTGGATCTGTCCCGAGGTCGCCGAACTGCTGGATCGTTACCTCGGACCGACCTGGACCGAGAACCCCGTTGATCACGACATCTGGAGTCGTGTCGACGAGATTCCCGATCTGGAGCTCTGGCGCGCCCACGAGCGCCGTCGCATCGCCCTCGTCTCGTTTGCTCGCAAACGTCTCCGCGAACAACTGCGCCGCCGCGGCGCACCGGCCGCCCAGATCAAGGCCGCCGAGGAAATGCTCAATCCAGATGCCCTGACCATCGGCTTCGCCCGGCGCTTTGCCCCCTACAAGCGAGGCTCGCTGCTCTTCCGAAATCCGACTCGCCTCGCGAAGATCATTGCCGGTGCCGATCGCCCCGTTCAATTCATCTTCGCCGGCAAGGCCCACCCGCGTGACGACAACGGAAAGGCCGTCATCAAGGAAATCCTCGAACAACTCGAGACCGCCGCCTTCCGCGGGAAAATCGTCTTCATCGAAAACTATGACATCGTCGTTGCCCGAATGCTCGTCCAGGGCGCCGACGTCTGGCTGAACAATCCCATCAAGCCCCGCGAGGCGTCCGGGACCAGCGGCATGAAGGTCGCACCCAACGGCGGCCTCAACCTCTCCATCCTCGATGGCTGGTGGCCCGAGGCCTACGACGGCCACAACGGCTGGGCCATCGACGAAGGAAGAATCCAGGAAGACCCCGCCTACCGAGATCACCTCGAAGGCGAAGCGATCTACGACCTGCTCGAAAAGGAGCTGATCCCCGCATTCTACGATCGCTCCGCCGACGGACTCCCCCGCGCCTGGATTGCCCGGATCAAGGCGTCCATGCGCACGATCTGCCCCATGTTCAACACCAATCGCATGCTCGAGGAATACGCCAATCGGCTCTACGTCCCTGCGGCTCACAGGTGGCGGCATCTCTCCCGTGACAACTTCGCGGGTGCAAAGGCCCTCGCACATTGGAAGCGCTCCCTCGCCGGAGAGTGGGACTCAGTCCACGTCGAGCAGGTCGACGCAGAAAGCGATCGAGAGCTGCCCGTCGGCGCGGAAGTGCGCGTCAGGGCCCGCGTCCATCTCGGTAAGGTCCAGCCCAACGACGTCGCCGTCGAACTCTACAACGGTCGAATCGATTCCTCGGGCCAGTTGGTCGAAGGCGGCGCCGTCGAGATGACCTGCGCCGACCATCTCGAAAACGGAACATTCTGGTTCGACGGGACCATTCCCTGTCGTCGCAGCGGCAGGCACGGTTATGCCGTCCGCGTCGTCCCGCAGCACGCCGACCTCGTTCATCGTTACGATGCCGGTCTGATCGTCTGGAGCTGA
- a CDS encoding ATP-binding cassette domain-containing protein, whose translation MTSSSDIVISIQSLRKTFRGRGTVQTVLDDVTFDVRRGETLIIMGGSGCGKSTLLNCLIGEYRVDSGSIYYHTKDAPAPVNIVGLAEAPMNEIRKRFGILFQSGALYNSMTLAENVALPLHEHSVVDPSIIDIVVTLKLQQVHMLPHRDKLPSQLSGGQKKRAGLARATVLDPEILFYDEPSAGLDPVTSAAIDELIMDLSKKLNVTSVVVTHEMDSAFRIADRMVMLERGKVLKIGDRAEFEQLRDTPSDRLATREEKLMNQFLNGHTEGPLTDAQGLSDYEKLLVAGEE comes from the coding sequence ATGACAAGCTCGTCTGACATCGTCATCTCCATCCAGAGCCTGCGAAAAACATTTCGCGGCCGCGGAACCGTTCAAACCGTCCTCGACGACGTGACCTTCGACGTCCGCCGCGGAGAAACCCTCATCATCATGGGCGGTAGCGGCTGCGGAAAGAGCACCCTGCTCAACTGCCTCATCGGAGAATATCGCGTCGACAGCGGGTCCATCTACTATCACACCAAGGATGCCCCCGCCCCCGTAAACATCGTCGGCCTCGCCGAAGCCCCGATGAACGAAATCCGCAAGCGATTCGGCATCCTCTTCCAAAGCGGCGCCCTGTATAACTCAATGACCCTGGCCGAAAACGTCGCCCTGCCGCTCCACGAGCACAGCGTCGTCGATCCGTCCATCATCGACATCGTCGTCACCCTCAAATTGCAGCAGGTCCACATGCTCCCCCATCGCGACAAGCTGCCCTCTCAGCTTTCCGGCGGCCAGAAAAAACGCGCCGGCCTCGCCCGCGCCACCGTTCTCGATCCGGAGATTCTGTTCTATGATGAGCCCTCCGCGGGCCTGGACCCCGTCACCAGCGCCGCCATCGATGAACTCATCATGGACCTGTCCAAGAAGCTCAACGTCACCAGCGTCGTCGTGACCCACGAAATGGATTCCGCCTTCCGCATCGCCGACCGAATGGTCATGTTGGAGCGCGGAAAAGTCCTGAAGATCGGAGACCGCGCCGAATTCGAACAGCTTCGCGACACGCCGTCCGACCGGCTTGCGACCCGCGAAGAGAAACTCATGAACCAGTTCCTCAACGGACACACCGAGGGTCCGTTGACCGACGCCCAGGGTCTAAGCGACTATGAAAAACTTCTGGTCGCGGGAGAGGAGTAG
- a CDS encoding CAP domain-containing protein produces the protein MVRPDGSLARPVLRGIFTRWTSGWAVCALMPLFLGACQEGGALPLKNPNLSDPATATARLLEMDVCSDPPLGEVVLSHLFAAVNAERRKAGLAALKREDTLMVVSDFYACRLADGGFFSHRDPFDNSTIDSRAIAFGYPFTKVGENLAAGQLSVEEVMEAWMASPGHRANILDPDFTEIGLAVKLGGADGPFWVQEFGRPSSEPLRTVRQAPSNSDESAATSRPVTDDASPASQPGS, from the coding sequence ATGGTCAGGCCTGACGGAAGTCTCGCCCGACCGGTCCTACGGGGTATTTTTACCCGTTGGACGAGCGGCTGGGCGGTTTGCGCATTGATGCCGCTTTTCCTCGGCGCATGTCAGGAAGGGGGCGCATTGCCCCTGAAGAACCCCAATCTGTCGGATCCCGCGACTGCGACGGCCCGTCTGTTGGAAATGGACGTCTGCAGCGATCCTCCGCTTGGCGAGGTGGTTCTTTCGCATTTGTTCGCGGCGGTCAACGCCGAGCGCCGCAAGGCGGGTCTCGCCGCCCTTAAGCGCGAAGACACGCTGATGGTGGTTTCTGACTTTTATGCGTGCCGACTCGCCGATGGGGGATTTTTCTCGCATCGCGACCCGTTCGACAATTCGACGATTGATTCGCGGGCCATCGCCTTTGGTTATCCATTCACGAAAGTCGGCGAGAACCTGGCGGCCGGGCAGTTGAGCGTCGAGGAAGTGATGGAGGCGTGGATGGCCTCGCCGGGACATCGGGCCAACATTCTCGACCCGGACTTCACGGAGATCGGCCTGGCGGTCAAACTCGGCGGGGCAGACGGGCCCTTCTGGGTGCAGGAGTTCGGTCGACCGTCTAGTGAGCCGCTTCGCACGGTTCGGCAAGCGCCGTCAAACAGCGATGAATCAGCGGCGACATCGCGGCCGGTAACGGACGATGCCTCGCCCGCCTCCCAGCCCGGGTCGTAA